The proteins below are encoded in one region of Pseudomonas ekonensis:
- a CDS encoding aminotransferase class V-fold PLP-dependent enzyme codes for MMIPSPWRADFPAIAALQRQGQTYLDSAATTQKPQALLDALAHYYANGAANVHRAQHLPGAHATQAFEDTRLKVAQWLNAGDSGQIIFTHGATSALNLLAYGLEHLFAPGDEIVVSALEHHANLLPWQQLAHRRELKLVILPLDADGLIDLTEAVSLIGPRTRLLAVSQLSNVLGAWQPLSALLAMAKTQNALTVVDGAQGVVHERHDVQALGCDFYVFSSHKLYGPDGLGVVFGRNQALEQLRPWQFGGEMVLDANYHDARFRPAPLGFEAGTPPIASVIGLGATLDYLTGLDQDAVSAHESALHDYLLRGLAARNGIRLLGKPQLALASFVVDGVHNADLAHLLTEQGIAVRAGHHCAMPLLKSFELAGAIRVSLALYNDSEDLERFFEALDQALELLR; via the coding sequence ATGATGATTCCCTCCCCCTGGCGGGCCGACTTTCCGGCCATCGCCGCGCTGCAACGGCAAGGCCAGACTTATCTGGACAGTGCCGCCACCACGCAAAAGCCCCAGGCCCTGCTCGACGCGCTGGCGCATTACTACGCCAACGGCGCGGCCAACGTGCACCGTGCGCAACACCTGCCCGGCGCCCATGCCACACAGGCCTTCGAAGACACCCGCCTGAAGGTGGCGCAATGGCTCAACGCCGGCGACAGCGGGCAGATCATCTTCACCCACGGCGCCACCAGTGCGCTGAATCTCCTGGCCTATGGCCTGGAACATCTTTTCGCGCCGGGCGACGAAATCGTCGTCAGCGCCCTGGAGCATCACGCCAACCTGCTGCCGTGGCAGCAACTGGCGCATCGTCGCGAGCTGAAACTGGTAATTCTGCCGCTGGACGCCGATGGTTTGATCGACCTCACCGAAGCCGTAAGCCTGATCGGCCCGCGTACCCGTTTGCTGGCAGTCAGTCAGTTATCCAACGTGCTGGGCGCGTGGCAACCGCTGTCGGCTCTGCTGGCGATGGCCAAGACGCAGAACGCGCTCACAGTGGTTGATGGCGCCCAAGGTGTGGTGCACGAGCGTCATGACGTGCAGGCGCTCGGCTGCGACTTTTACGTTTTTTCCAGCCACAAGCTGTACGGCCCGGATGGACTCGGCGTGGTGTTCGGGCGCAACCAGGCGCTTGAGCAACTGCGCCCGTGGCAGTTCGGCGGTGAAATGGTGCTGGACGCCAATTATCACGACGCGCGTTTCCGTCCGGCACCGTTGGGCTTCGAAGCGGGAACGCCACCGATTGCCAGCGTGATCGGTCTCGGCGCGACCCTTGATTACCTGACCGGTCTGGATCAGGACGCGGTATCCGCCCACGAGTCGGCCCTGCATGACTATCTTCTGCGTGGCCTTGCGGCGCGCAACGGCATCCGCCTGCTGGGCAAACCGCAACTGGCGCTGGCGAGTTTTGTGGTCGACGGCGTGCACAACGCTGACCTGGCGCATCTGCTGACCGAGCAAGGCATTGCCGTGCGCGCCGGCCATCACTGCGCGATGCCGCTGCTCAAAAGCTTCGAACTGGCCGGGGCGATCCGCGTGTCGCTGGCGCTTTACAACGATTCGGAGGATCTGGAACGCTTCTTCGAAGCGCTGGATCAGGCGCTGGAGCTGTTGCGGTGA
- the plsB gene encoding glycerol-3-phosphate 1-O-acyltransferase PlsB produces the protein MTRSPFRRLVFGTLRRLLYLWVRSETINQSSFTLDLDRSRPVFYVLQTPSLTDLAVLDTECTKAGLPRPVLPVSVGSLIEPAAFFYLTPDPDWLGRHDKRGAPPTLTRLVSALSQNAAEDAQVIPVSVFWGQSPDSESSPWKLLFADSWAVTGRLRRLLSIMILGRKTRVQFSAPIHLRELIDHNKGHERTVRMTQRILRVHFRNLKAAVIGPDISHRRNLVKGLINQPLVRQAILDEAERENISAEKAKAQALRYGNEIASDYTYTAIRFLEVVLSWFWNKIYDGIKVNHIEGVQKIAPGHEVIYVPCHRSHIDYLLLSYLLFRNGLTPPHIAAGINLNMPVIGGLLRRGGAFFMRRTFKGNPLYTSVFNEYLHTLFTKGFPVEYFVEGGRSRTGRMLQPKTGMLAITMRSFLRSSRTPIVFVPVYIGYERVLEGRTYLGELRGASKKKESIFDIFKVIGALKQRFGQVAVNFGEPIKLAEFLDGEQPGWRQQDLGPQFKPAWLNETTNRLGEKVAQHLNEAAAVNPVNLVALALLSTGRLALDDRAMARVLDLYLALLRKVPYSPHTTLPQGDGQALIKHVKDMDLLSEQNDALGKILYLDEQNAVLMTYYRNNVLHIFALPALLASFFQSSSRMSREQILRYTRALYPYLQAELFIRWTLDELDAVIDQWLEAFVEQGLLRFEKDVYLRPAPSSRHFVLLTLLSRSIAQTLQRFYMTVSLLLNSGQNSLSAEELEDLCTVMAQRLSILHGLNAPEFFDKSLFRHFIQTMLDLDVLRRDEAGKLSYHELLGELAEGAAKRVLPAEIRLSIRQVALHRSEDAAEAAAPPSADS, from the coding sequence ATGACCCGTTCCCCGTTCCGCCGTCTTGTGTTCGGCACCTTGCGCCGGCTGTTGTACCTCTGGGTCCGCTCGGAGACGATCAACCAGTCGTCGTTCACCCTCGACCTCGACCGCAGCCGTCCGGTGTTCTACGTCCTGCAGACCCCTTCGCTGACCGACCTGGCCGTGCTCGACACCGAGTGCACCAAGGCCGGCCTGCCGCGCCCGGTGCTGCCGGTGTCGGTCGGGTCGCTGATCGAGCCGGCGGCGTTCTTCTACCTGACGCCGGATCCGGACTGGCTCGGCCGCCACGACAAGCGCGGCGCGCCGCCGACCCTGACCCGGCTGGTCAGCGCCCTGAGCCAGAACGCCGCCGAAGACGCGCAGGTCATTCCGGTGAGCGTGTTCTGGGGCCAGTCGCCGGACAGCGAGTCGAGCCCGTGGAAACTGCTGTTCGCCGACAGCTGGGCGGTCACCGGCCGCCTGCGCCGCCTGCTGAGCATCATGATCCTGGGGCGCAAGACCCGCGTGCAGTTCTCCGCGCCGATCCACCTGCGCGAACTGATCGACCACAACAAGGGCCACGAGCGCACCGTGCGCATGACCCAGCGGATCCTGCGGGTGCATTTTCGCAACCTCAAGGCGGCGGTGATCGGCCCGGACATCTCCCACCGGCGCAACCTGGTCAAGGGTCTGATCAACCAACCGCTGGTGCGCCAGGCGATCCTCGACGAGGCCGAGCGGGAAAACATCTCGGCGGAAAAGGCCAAGGCCCAGGCCCTGCGCTACGGCAACGAGATCGCCTCGGACTACACCTACACCGCCATCCGTTTCCTGGAAGTGGTGCTGAGCTGGTTCTGGAACAAGATCTACGACGGGATCAAGGTCAACCACATCGAAGGCGTGCAGAAGATCGCGCCGGGCCATGAAGTCATCTACGTGCCCTGCCACCGCAGCCACATCGACTACCTGCTGCTGTCCTACCTGCTGTTTCGCAACGGCCTGACCCCGCCGCACATCGCCGCCGGGATCAACCTGAACATGCCGGTGATCGGCGGCCTGCTGCGCCGCGGCGGCGCGTTCTTCATGCGCCGCACGTTCAAGGGCAACCCGCTGTACACCTCGGTGTTCAACGAATACCTGCACACCCTGTTCACCAAGGGCTTCCCGGTGGAGTACTTCGTCGAGGGCGGCCGTTCGCGCACCGGGCGCATGCTGCAACCAAAGACCGGCATGCTGGCGATCACGATGCGCAGCTTCCTGCGCTCCTCGCGCACGCCGATCGTGTTCGTGCCGGTGTACATCGGCTACGAGCGCGTGCTGGAGGGCCGGACCTACCTCGGCGAACTGCGCGGGGCGAGCAAGAAGAAAGAGTCGATCTTCGACATCTTCAAGGTCATCGGCGCGCTCAAGCAGCGCTTCGGCCAGGTGGCGGTGAACTTCGGCGAGCCGATCAAGCTGGCGGAGTTCCTCGACGGCGAACAGCCGGGCTGGCGCCAGCAAGACCTCGGCCCGCAGTTCAAGCCGGCATGGCTCAACGAAACCACCAACCGCCTGGGCGAGAAGGTCGCGCAGCACCTGAACGAAGCGGCGGCGGTCAACCCGGTGAACCTGGTGGCGCTGGCGCTGCTGTCCACCGGCCGCCTGGCCCTGGACGACCGCGCCATGGCGCGGGTGCTGGACCTGTACCTGGCGCTGCTGCGCAAAGTGCCGTACTCGCCGCACACCACCTTGCCGCAAGGCGACGGCCAGGCGCTGATCAAGCATGTGAAGGACATGGACCTGTTGTCCGAGCAGAACGACGCGCTGGGCAAGATCCTCTACCTGGACGAGCAGAACGCCGTCCTGATGACCTACTACCGCAACAACGTGCTGCACATCTTCGCCCTGCCGGCGCTGCTGGCGAGCTTCTTCCAGAGCAGCTCGCGCATGAGCCGCGAGCAGATCCTGCGCTACACCCGTGCGCTATATCCGTACCTGCAGGCGGAGCTGTTCATCCGCTGGACGCTGGACGAGCTCGACGCGGTGATCGATCAGTGGCTGGAGGCGTTCGTCGAACAGGGCCTGCTGCGCTTCGAGAAGGACGTGTACCTGCGCCCGGCCCCGAGCTCACGGCATTTCGTGCTGCTGACCCTGCTGTCGCGCAGCATCGCCCAGACCCTGCAGCGCTTCTACATGACCGTCTCGCTGCTGCTCAACAGCGGCCAGAACAGCCTCAGCGCCGAAGAGCTGGAAGACCTGTGCACGGTCATGGCCCAGCGCCTGTCGATCCTGCACGGCCTCAATGCCCCGGAGTTCTTCGACAAGAGCCTGTTCCGCCACTTCATCCAGACGATGCTCGACCTGGATGTGCTGCGCCGCGACGAGGCCGGCAAGTTGAGCTACCACGAACTGCTCGGCGAACTGGCCGAAGGCGCGGCCAAGCGGGTGCTGCCGGCGGAGATCCGCCTGTCGATCCGTCAGGTGGCGCTGCACCGCAGCGAAGATGCCGCCGAAGCGGCCGCCCCCCCTTCAGCCGATAGCTGA
- a CDS encoding cold shock domain-containing protein, with protein MATRETGSVKWFNDAKGYGFIQREDGVDVFVHYRAIRGEGHRSLTEGQQVEYAVVQGQKGLQAEDVVGL; from the coding sequence ATGGCAACACGCGAAACCGGCAGCGTGAAGTGGTTCAACGATGCCAAGGGTTACGGCTTCATCCAGCGCGAAGACGGGGTGGACGTGTTCGTGCACTACCGCGCGATCCGCGGCGAAGGGCACCGTTCGCTGACCGAAGGGCAGCAGGTGGAATATGCGGTGGTGCAGGGACAGAAGGGGTTGCAGGCTGAGGATGTGGTAGGTCTGTAG
- a CDS encoding SufE family protein: MSLPTEAAEALRTFQGAAGWEQRARLLMQFGDRLAPLNDADKCDANRVHGCESQMWLVGELHDGRWQFAAASDARLIRGLVALLLVRVNGLTAAELRQVDLPDWFDQLGLSRQLSPSRSNGLNAVLQRMNELAE, from the coding sequence GTGAGCCTGCCGACCGAAGCCGCCGAAGCCCTGCGCACCTTCCAGGGCGCCGCCGGCTGGGAGCAGCGGGCGCGCCTGCTGATGCAGTTCGGCGACCGCCTCGCCCCCCTGAATGACGCCGACAAATGCGACGCCAACCGGGTGCACGGCTGCGAAAGCCAAATGTGGCTGGTGGGTGAACTTCACGACGGGCGCTGGCAATTCGCGGCCGCCAGCGATGCACGGCTGATCCGCGGGCTGGTGGCGCTGCTGCTGGTGCGGGTGAACGGGCTGACGGCGGCTGAACTGCGCCAGGTTGACCTGCCGGACTGGTTCGATCAGCTGGGGCTTTCGCGCCAGCTGTCGCCTTCACGCAGCAATGGCCTCAATGCCGTGCTCCAGCGGATGAATGAGCTGGCTGAATAA
- the tcdA gene encoding tRNA cyclic N6-threonylcarbamoyladenosine(37) synthase TcdA gives MSTEDPRFAGIARLYGIEGLARLRAAHVAIVGIGGVGSWAAEAIARCGVGEISLFDLDDVCVSNANRQLHALDSTVGKPKVDVMAERVRGINPACTVHPVADFVTRDTMADYITPDIDCVIDCIDSVNAKAALIAWCKRRKIQIITTGGAGGQIDPTQIQVVDLNRTYNDPLASKVRSTLRRDYGFSRTPNRHYSVPCVYSTEQLRYPKPDGSICLQKRFVGDGVKLDCAGGFGAVMMVTATFGMVAATKAVDKLVAGVRRPSERAKSQV, from the coding sequence ATGAGCACAGAAGATCCACGGTTTGCAGGCATCGCCCGCTTGTACGGCATTGAAGGTTTGGCGCGCCTGCGGGCGGCCCATGTGGCGATCGTCGGCATCGGCGGCGTCGGTTCCTGGGCGGCGGAAGCCATCGCCCGCTGCGGGGTGGGCGAGATCTCGCTGTTCGACCTGGACGACGTCTGCGTGAGCAACGCCAACCGCCAGTTGCACGCACTGGACAGCACCGTCGGCAAACCCAAGGTCGACGTGATGGCCGAGCGCGTGCGCGGCATCAACCCGGCCTGCACGGTGCACCCGGTGGCCGACTTCGTCACCCGCGACACCATGGCCGACTACATCACGCCGGACATCGACTGCGTGATCGACTGCATCGACAGCGTCAACGCCAAGGCTGCGCTGATCGCCTGGTGCAAGCGCCGCAAGATCCAGATCATCACCACCGGCGGCGCGGGCGGGCAGATCGACCCGACCCAGATCCAGGTCGTGGACCTCAACCGCACCTACAACGACCCGCTGGCCTCGAAGGTGCGCTCCACGTTGCGCCGCGACTACGGCTTTTCCCGCACGCCGAACCGCCATTACAGCGTACCGTGCGTGTATTCCACCGAGCAGCTGCGCTACCCGAAGCCGGACGGCAGCATTTGCCTGCAGAAGCGCTTTGTCGGCGACGGCGTGAAGCTGGACTGCGCCGGCGGGTTCGGGGCGGTGATGATGGTGACGGCCACGTTCGGCATGGTCGCGGCGACCAAGGCAGTGGACAAGTTGGTGGCGGGAGTGCGGCGCCCTTCCGAGCGGGCGAAGTCTCAGGTTTGA
- the dapE gene encoding succinyl-diaminopimelate desuccinylase gives MTAHADLSPTLQLAIDLIRRPSVTPVDADCQKQMMQRLGAAGFTLEPMRIEDVDNFWATHGKGDGPVLCFAGHTDVVPTGPVTAWQIDPFNAVIDEHGMLCGRGAADMKGSLASMTVAAERFVADYPDHKGKVAFLITSDEEGPAHHGTKAVVERLAARKERLDWCIVGEPSSTALVGDVVKNGRRGSLGAKLTVRGVQGHVAYPHLAKNPIHLAAPALAELAAEHWDHGNDFFPPTSFQISNVNSGTGATNVIPGDLVALFNFRFSTESTVEGLQKRVADILDKHGLDWHIDWALSGLPFLTEPGALLDAVSSSIKQITGRETKASTSGGTSDGRFIATMGTQVVELGPVNATIHQVNERVLAADLDVLTEIYYQTLIKLLA, from the coding sequence ATGACGGCCCACGCCGACCTTTCGCCGACCCTCCAGCTGGCCATCGACCTGATCCGTCGTCCGTCCGTGACGCCGGTCGACGCCGATTGCCAGAAACAGATGATGCAGCGCCTGGGCGCCGCCGGCTTCACCCTGGAGCCGATGCGCATCGAGGACGTGGACAACTTCTGGGCCACCCACGGCAAGGGCGACGGCCCGGTGCTGTGCTTCGCCGGCCACACCGACGTGGTGCCGACCGGCCCCGTGACCGCGTGGCAGATCGACCCGTTCAACGCGGTGATCGACGAACACGGCATGCTCTGCGGCCGCGGCGCGGCGGACATGAAAGGCAGCCTGGCGTCGATGACCGTGGCCGCCGAGCGCTTCGTCGCCGACTACCCGGACCACAAGGGCAAGGTCGCGTTCCTGATCACCAGCGACGAAGAAGGCCCGGCGCACCACGGCACCAAGGCCGTGGTCGAGCGTCTGGCGGCGCGCAAGGAGCGCCTTGACTGGTGCATCGTCGGCGAACCGTCGAGCACCGCCCTGGTGGGTGACGTGGTGAAGAACGGCCGTCGCGGCTCCCTCGGCGCCAAACTCACCGTGCGCGGCGTGCAGGGCCACGTGGCCTACCCGCACCTGGCGAAGAACCCGATCCACCTCGCCGCCCCGGCCCTGGCCGAGCTGGCCGCCGAGCACTGGGACCACGGCAACGATTTCTTCCCGCCGACCAGTTTCCAGATCTCCAACGTCAATTCCGGCACCGGCGCGACCAACGTGATCCCCGGCGACCTGGTGGCGCTGTTCAACTTCCGCTTCTCCACCGAATCCACCGTCGAAGGCCTGCAGAAGCGCGTCGCCGACATCCTCGACAAGCACGGCCTGGACTGGCACATCGACTGGGCGCTGTCCGGCCTGCCGTTCCTCACCGAGCCGGGCGCGCTGCTCGACGCGGTGTCGTCGAGCATCAAGCAGATCACCGGCCGCGAAACCAAGGCCTCCACCAGCGGCGGCACCTCCGACGGCCGCTTCATCGCCACCATGGGTACCCAGGTGGTCGAGCTGGGCCCGGTCAACGCGACCATCCACCAGGTCAACGAACGCGTGCTGGCGGCCGACCTCGACGTCCTGACCGAAATCTACTACCAGACCCTGATCAAGTTGCTCGCCTGA
- a CDS encoding glycosyltransferase has translation MSSRKFGLNLVVVLAIAALFTGFWALINRPVSAPNWPEQISGFSYSPFQQGQFPQKEQYPSDDEMRRDLEIMSKLTDNIRIYSVDGSLQDIPKLAEEFGLRVTLGIWISPDKERNEREIARAIELANTSRSVVRVVVGNEALFRKEITAQELSVLLDRVRAAVKVPVTTSEQWHVWEEHPELAKHVDLIAAHILPYWEFIPMDKAGQFVFDRARDLKKMFPKKPLLLSEVGWPSNGRMRGGADASPADQAIYLRTLVNKLNRQGFNYFVIEAFDQPWKASDEGSVGAYWGVFNAARQQKFNFEGPVVAIPQWRVLAVGSGVLALLSLTLLMIDGSALRQRGRTFLTFIAFLCGSVLVWIGYDYSQQYSTWFSLTVGFLLALGALGVFIVLLTEAHELAEAVWVHKRRREFLPVVGDSGYRPKVSIHVPCYNEPPEMVKQTLDALANLDYPDFEVLIIDNNTKDPAVWEPVRDYCQTLGPRFRFFHVSPLAGFKGGALNYLIPHTAKDAEVIAVIDSDYCVHPNWLKHMVPHFADPKIAVVQSPQDYRDQNESTFKKLCYAEYKGFFHIGMVTRNDRDAIIQHGTMTMTRRSVLEELGWADWCICEDAELGLRVFEKGLSAAYYHDSYGKGLMPDTFIDFKKQRFRWAYGAIQIIKRHTRSLLRGKDTELTRGQRYHFLAGWLPWVADGMNIFFTVGALLWSAAMIIVPQRVDPPLLIFAIPPLALFAFKVGKIIFLYRRAVGVNLKDAFCAALAGLALSHTIAKAVLYGFFTSSIPFFRTPKNADSHGFWVAISEAREELFIMLLLWGAALGIFLVQGLPSSDMRFWVTMLLVQSLPYVAALIMAFLSSLPRPAPAPEPAPAV, from the coding sequence ATGTCATCGCGTAAATTTGGACTCAACCTGGTGGTGGTTCTGGCAATCGCCGCCCTGTTCACCGGTTTCTGGGCGCTGATCAACCGCCCGGTCTCCGCGCCGAACTGGCCGGAGCAGATCTCCGGCTTCTCCTACTCACCGTTCCAGCAGGGACAATTCCCGCAGAAAGAGCAGTACCCGTCCGACGACGAAATGCGCCGTGACCTGGAAATCATGAGCAAGCTGACGGACAACATCCGCATCTACTCGGTCGACGGCAGCCTGCAGGACATCCCGAAACTGGCCGAAGAGTTCGGCCTGCGGGTGACGCTCGGGATCTGGATCAGCCCGGACAAGGAGCGCAACGAACGGGAAATCGCCCGTGCCATCGAACTGGCCAACACCTCGCGCAGCGTCGTACGCGTGGTGGTCGGCAACGAAGCGCTGTTTCGCAAAGAGATCACCGCCCAAGAGTTGAGCGTGCTGCTCGACCGCGTGCGCGCAGCGGTGAAGGTGCCGGTCACCACGTCCGAGCAGTGGCACGTCTGGGAAGAGCACCCGGAACTGGCCAAGCACGTCGACCTGATCGCCGCGCACATCCTGCCCTACTGGGAATTCATCCCGATGGACAAGGCCGGGCAGTTCGTCTTCGACCGCGCCCGCGACCTGAAGAAGATGTTCCCGAAAAAACCGTTGCTGCTGTCCGAAGTCGGCTGGCCGAGCAACGGCCGCATGCGCGGCGGCGCCGATGCGTCGCCGGCGGACCAGGCGATCTACCTGCGCACCCTGGTCAACAAGCTCAACCGCCAGGGCTTCAACTACTTCGTGATCGAAGCCTTCGACCAGCCGTGGAAGGCCAGCGACGAAGGGTCGGTCGGTGCCTACTGGGGCGTGTTCAACGCCGCGCGCCAGCAGAAATTCAACTTCGAAGGCCCGGTGGTGGCGATCCCGCAGTGGCGGGTGCTGGCGGTGGGCTCCGGGGTGCTGGCGCTGCTGTCGCTGACCCTGCTGATGATCGACGGCTCGGCCCTGCGCCAGCGCGGCCGCACCTTCCTGACCTTCATCGCGTTCCTGTGCGGTTCGGTGCTGGTATGGATCGGCTACGACTACAGCCAGCAGTACAGCACCTGGTTCAGCCTGACCGTGGGCTTCTTGCTGGCGCTCGGCGCGCTCGGGGTGTTCATCGTGCTGCTCACCGAGGCCCATGAACTGGCCGAGGCCGTGTGGGTGCACAAGCGCCGGCGCGAATTCCTGCCCGTGGTCGGCGACTCGGGCTACCGGCCGAAGGTGTCGATCCACGTGCCCTGCTACAACGAGCCGCCGGAGATGGTCAAACAGACCCTCGACGCCCTGGCCAACCTCGACTATCCGGACTTCGAAGTCCTGATCATCGACAACAACACCAAGGATCCGGCGGTCTGGGAACCGGTGCGCGACTACTGCCAGACCCTCGGCCCCCGCTTCAGGTTCTTCCACGTCTCGCCGCTGGCCGGCTTCAAGGGCGGCGCGCTGAACTACCTGATCCCGCACACCGCCAAGGATGCCGAAGTGATCGCGGTGATCGACTCCGACTACTGCGTGCACCCCAACTGGCTCAAGCACATGGTGCCGCACTTCGCCGATCCGAAGATCGCCGTGGTGCAGTCGCCGCAGGACTACCGCGACCAGAACGAAAGCACCTTCAAGAAGCTGTGCTACGCCGAATACAAGGGCTTCTTCCACATCGGCATGGTCACCCGCAACGACCGCGACGCGATCATCCAGCACGGCACCATGACCATGACCCGCCGTTCGGTCCTGGAGGAGCTGGGCTGGGCCGACTGGTGCATCTGCGAAGACGCCGAGCTGGGCCTGCGGGTGTTCGAGAAAGGCTTGTCGGCGGCGTACTACCACGACAGCTACGGCAAGGGCCTGATGCCGGACACCTTCATCGACTTCAAGAAGCAGCGTTTCCGCTGGGCCTACGGCGCGATCCAGATCATCAAGCGCCACACCCGCAGCCTGCTGCGCGGCAAGGACACCGAGCTGACCCGCGGCCAGCGCTACCACTTCCTCGCGGGCTGGCTGCCGTGGGTGGCGGACGGCATGAACATCTTCTTCACCGTCGGCGCGCTGCTGTGGTCCGCGGCGATGATCATCGTGCCGCAACGGGTCGACCCGCCGCTGCTGATCTTCGCGATCCCGCCGCTGGCGCTGTTCGCCTTCAAGGTCGGCAAGATCATCTTCCTGTACCGCCGCGCGGTGGGGGTGAACCTCAAGGACGCGTTCTGCGCGGCGCTGGCGGGGCTTGCGCTGTCGCACACCATCGCCAAGGCGGTGCTGTACGGGTTCTTCACCAGCAGCATCCCGTTCTTCCGCACGCCGAAGAACGCCGACAGCCACGGGTTCTGGGTGGCCATTTCCGAGGCCCGGGAAGAGCTGTTCATCATGTTGCTGCTGTGGGGCGCGGCGCTGGGGATTTTCCTCGTGCAGGGCCTGCCGAGCAGCGACATGCGCTTCTGGGTGACCATGCTGCTGGTGCAGTCGCTGCCGTACGTCGCGGCGCTGATCATGGCGTTCCTTTCGTCGCTGCCGAGACCCGCCCCGGCGCCTGAGCCGGCACCGGCGGTCTAA
- a CDS encoding putative RNA methyltransferase, with product MLACPICNEPLNAVDNGVACPAGHRFDRARQGYLNLLPVQHKNSRDPGDNQAMVEARRDFLNAGHYAPVARRLAELAAGYAPQRWVDIGCGEGYYTAQIAEALPGADGYALDISREAVKRACKRNPAVTWLIASMARVPLAPGSCQFLASVFSPLDWEEAKRLLSVGGGLMKVGPTSGHLMELRERLYDEVREYTDDKHLALVPQGMALAHSETLEFRLTLDKPEDRANLLAMTPHGWRASAERRAAVIGQAEPFVTTVSMRYDYFVLQ from the coding sequence ATGCTCGCCTGCCCGATCTGCAACGAACCGCTCAACGCCGTGGACAACGGCGTGGCCTGCCCCGCCGGGCACCGCTTCGACCGCGCACGCCAGGGTTACCTGAACCTGCTGCCGGTGCAGCACAAGAACAGCCGCGACCCCGGCGACAACCAGGCGATGGTCGAGGCCCGCCGCGACTTCCTCAACGCCGGGCACTATGCGCCGGTGGCCAGGCGCCTGGCGGAGCTGGCGGCCGGCTACGCGCCGCAGCGCTGGGTCGACATCGGCTGCGGCGAGGGCTACTACACCGCGCAGATCGCCGAGGCCCTGCCGGGCGCCGACGGTTATGCGCTGGACATCTCCAGGGAAGCGGTCAAGCGCGCCTGCAAGCGCAACCCTGCCGTGACCTGGTTGATCGCCAGCATGGCCCGCGTGCCGCTGGCGCCGGGCAGTTGCCAGTTCCTGGCCAGCGTGTTCAGCCCGCTGGACTGGGAAGAGGCCAAGCGCCTGCTCAGCGTCGGCGGCGGCCTGATGAAGGTCGGGCCGACCAGCGGCCACCTGATGGAACTGCGCGAGCGCCTGTACGACGAAGTGCGCGAATACACCGACGACAAGCACCTGGCCCTGGTGCCGCAAGGCATGGCGCTGGCCCACAGCGAAACCCTGGAGTTCAGGCTGACGCTGGACAAGCCCGAAGACCGCGCCAACCTGCTGGCCATGACGCCCCACGGCTGGCGCGCCAGCGCCGAGCGCCGCGCCGCGGTGATCGGCCAGGCCGAGCCCTTCGTGACCACCGTGTCGATGCGCTACGATTATTTCGTTCTTCAATAA
- a CDS encoding YbaY family lipoprotein has product MKRLSLLAAATLLSACQSTTPAGKVNLDGEVFYLQRIALPPSATLSVSLQDVSLADAPAVVLDEQTGPVKGQVPLPFRLSYDPAQVKPGHRYSVSARIEVNGELMFITTENHAVQLDGNDPQPFKVRVDAVR; this is encoded by the coding sequence ATGAAAAGACTGTCCCTGCTCGCCGCCGCCACGCTGTTGAGCGCCTGCCAATCCACCACACCGGCCGGCAAGGTCAACCTCGACGGCGAAGTGTTCTACCTGCAACGCATCGCCCTGCCGCCGAGCGCCACCCTGAGCGTGAGCCTGCAGGACGTGTCCCTGGCCGACGCCCCGGCCGTGGTGCTCGACGAACAGACCGGCCCGGTCAAAGGCCAGGTGCCGCTGCCGTTCCGTTTGAGCTACGATCCGGCCCAGGTCAAACCCGGCCACCGCTATTCGGTCAGCGCGCGCATCGAGGTCAACGGTGAACTGATGTTCATCACCACCGAAAATCACGCCGTGCAGCTCGACGGCAACGATCCGCAGCCGTTCAAGGTCCGCGTCGACGCCGTCCGCTAA